Proteins from a single region of Engystomops pustulosus chromosome 5, aEngPut4.maternal, whole genome shotgun sequence:
- the LOC140132626 gene encoding uncharacterized protein, protein MLMTTTSMDSDSDEEPVPAPVMVQQAPTGPPMPVNYYPQPPVPHASHPWQTPQQQGPFGFNNQRPRPTCWICGRQGHAKRDCRSRPSQRPRDDYRPRQSGPRSDDYRGSQNRPRPDDYKGSHDEPRYQDQRYQEPRPQDCIGITGTTAESPLTIPVPVGPFPDVMARFLVSDTCPINLLGADLLQRLRASINYTLQGLQPELHDPRSEEGTMDRCVLRALPLMLQQIHQPDPLYGVPDRVSAQLPSSLWSTGPDDVGLLPVPPVMVYLKEGAQPPRIPQYPLKMAQEQGLSTQIQALVKQGVLVYCTSSCNTPLFPVQKKTPKGSPPKYRLVQDLRAINAATVLETPVVPNPNTLLASIPPSAKVFTVIDLANAFFSVPLHLKCRYMFAFTSCGSQLTWTRCPRGAQNSPNQFTQAMKTVLSPWIAEQSQVTLLQYVDDLLLCADSKPLLEQE, encoded by the coding sequence ATGCTGATGACCACCACTTCAATGGACAGTGATTCAGATGAAGAACCGGTGCCTGCTCCTGTCATGGTACAGCAAGCCCCTACAGGACCACCTATGCCTGTCAACTACTACCCTCAGCCACCAGTACCCCATGCATCTCATCCGTGGCAGACACCACAACAGCAAGGACCCTTTGGATTCAACAACCAGAGACCTCGCCCTACCTGCTGGATTTGTGGAAGACAAGGCCATGCCAAAAGAGACTGCAGGTCCAGACCCAGTCAACGCCCCCGAGATGACTACAGACCGCGCCAAAGTGGACCTAGATCTGATGACTATAGAGGGTCCCAGAATAGACCCAGACCTGATGACTATAAAGGATCACATGATGAACCCAGGTACCAGGACCAAAGATATCAAGAACCAAGACCACAGGATTGTATTGGCATTACCGGCACCACTGCTGAGTCTCCCCTCACTATTCCTGTCCCCGTTGGACCTTTCCCTGATGTCATGGCTCGCTTCCTGGTGTCAGATACCTGCCCCATCAACCTTCTAGGGGCAGACCTTCTTCAACGTCTTAGAGCTTCTATCAATTATACTCTCCAAGGTCTTCAGCCTGAATTACATGACCCCAGGTCAGAAGAGGGAACTATGGACAGATGTGTACTTAGAGCTCTCCCTCTGATGCTTCAGCAAATTCATCAACCTGATCCCCTCTATGGAGTCCCGGACCGGGTCTCAGCCCAACTCCCCTCCTCACTCTGGTCAACTGGGCCTGATGACGTAGGACTTCTACCAGTCCCTCCAGTGATGGTATATCTAAAAGAGGGGGCTCAGCCCCCGAGAATACCTCAGTATCCTCTCAAAATGGCTCAAGAACAAGGCCTCTCCACCCAGATTCAGGCCCTTGTCAAGCAAGGTGTTTTGGTCTACTGTACCTCTTCCTGCAACACCCCATTATTTCCTGTCCAGAAGAAGACCCCCAAGGGGTCACCACCCAAGTACAGGTTAGTCCAGGACCTCAGAGCAATCAATGCAGCTACTGTATTGGAAACTCCGGTGGTACCCAACCCCAACACTTTGCTGGCCAGCATTCCACCCTCTGCGAAGGTTTTCACGGTCATCGATCTTGCTAATGCCTTCTTcagtgtacccctacacctgaAGTGCCGTTATATGTTTGCCTTTACCTCCTGTGGAAGCCAACTCACTTGGACAAGGTGCCCACGGGGTGCCCAGAACAGCCCTAACCAATTTACTCAGGCTATGAAGACTGTCTTGTCTCCCTGGATTGCTGAGCAGTCTCAAGTTACTCtcctacagtatgtggatgatctTCTCCTCTGTGCTGACTCCAaaccactgctggagcaagagtaa